The following coding sequences are from one Saprospiraceae bacterium window:
- a CDS encoding sigma-70 family RNA polymerase sigma factor, with protein sequence MELSDLISGCKKRELKAEREFFYAYAKKIHALARKYTLDVQEADDMMQECFIRVYSQMDKFEESKGNFEAWMYRVCVNTILQIIRAKKIQYSSLPVESIPDIADDTNGGFEEVPHELLQTAMNGLPKGYKDIFCLFVMEGWSHKQIAAHMKITEGTSRSQLTKAKRYLRQFIHQHKNQFYEKSEF encoded by the coding sequence GTGGAATTATCTGATCTTATATCCGGTTGTAAAAAAAGAGAGCTCAAAGCTGAAAGGGAATTCTTCTATGCTTATGCCAAAAAAATACATGCTCTAGCCAGAAAATACACTCTGGATGTGCAGGAGGCTGATGATATGATGCAGGAATGTTTTATTCGCGTCTACTCACAGATGGACAAATTTGAAGAAAGCAAAGGAAATTTTGAAGCTTGGATGTATCGTGTATGTGTAAATACCATCTTGCAAATCATCAGAGCAAAAAAAATCCAATACTCTTCCCTACCAGTTGAATCCATTCCGGATATTGCTGATGATACCAATGGAGGATTTGAAGAAGTCCCCCATGAATTACTCCAAACAGCTATGAATGGATTGCCAAAAGGTTATAAAGATATTTTTTGTCTTTTTGTAATGGAAGGGTGGTCGCATAAACAGATAGCGGCCCACATGAAAATTACAGAGGGTACTTCACGATCACAACTTACCAAAGCAAAAAGGTATTTGAGACAATTTATTCACCAACATAAAAATCAATTTTATGAGAAATCAGAATTTTGA